The DNA segment TTTGCCAGAACGGGGCGGCGGGTTTCAATGTCGATCGCCATTGCTGTGAACGTATTCACAAGGCTCAAAGCGTCCGCGCCGCCGTCGATAGCTGCCTGGGCGGTAACCGAAATATCTGTGACGGTGGGAGTGAGTTTGACCATCAGCGGCTTGTTTCCAGCTACCTTTTTAACATGTTTTGTTATGTTTTCGATCTGTTCGGGGTCGGTGCCGAACGTTATGCCGCCTTTTTTGACGTTAGGACAACTGATATTGAGCTCAAAACCCGCGATGGCATCAATTTTTGCCAGCTTTTCCGTCACCGCGACATAGTCATCTATTGTCTGGCCCGCCAGATTCACGAAAACCGCCGTGTCAAGCTCCTCGATCAGCGGAATTTTTTCGTCTAGAAAGCGGTCCAGGCCGATATTTGCCAGGCCGATCGCATTGAGCATGCCCGCATCAGTCTCGACTATACGAGGCGTGGGGTTGCCTTTTCGAGGCTGCAGGGAAATGCTTTTTGTGATGAATCCGCCCAGTGCGGCAACGTCCATAAAGGGTGAAAGCTCATCCGCATACCCGCAAGTTCCCGAGGCGGTAAACACCGGGTTTTTCAGGTTTATGCCTGCAAAATCCACAGAAATGTCCAAGTTTTTCCTCATTTTTCCGACTTTTGTAAAGTTCTAAAATACCAGTTCCCGCGCGTCAAAGATCGGCCCGTCCTTGCAGCAGAGCTTGTAGACTGTTTCTTCTGAGGCGGGAGTACGGACTTCAATCGCACAACTCTGGCAAAGGCCGATACCGCATGCCATCCTGCGTTCCATGGAGACCTGGCAGGGCAAATCATGTGAAATCGCGATTTTTGCGACCTGAGCCAGCATCGGTTCCGGGCCGCAGGTGTATATTACAGTGCTTCCGGATTTGGGATCGTTGGTACGGATCCAGTTCTCCAAAGCCTGGGTCACAAATCCCTTCATACCGATCGACCCGTCATCGGTGGCGATATGGGCGGGTACGTCACATCTTGAGAACTCAGCCAGCTCGGTGTCCCTCTCCGGGGCTTCAAGCAACTGGTAGGGGAGGTCCTCCTTTGATTTTGCCCCGGCAAACGCTACAACGTTCATATCCGGGAAGTTTTCGCGAAGGTAAAATCCGAGGTGCTGCAAAGGCGGGGCACCCATGCCTCCGGCGACCAAAAGGGCGTTTTTGGTGCCTTCCGGCACGCTGAAACCGTTGCCCAAAGGTCCAATTACTGAAACCGAATCTCCGGGTCGCAGGCTTGTCATCCTCACGGTTGCAGGGCCGAGCACGCAAAAAAGTATGTCTATCTCTATCGCGCCGGGATTGTCCTTGCGGATATCTGCAAAGCTGAAAGGGCGTCTGAGTATAATGTTTCGCTTGCAGGCATCGACAAGCTTAGGCGGTATCTTTTCTAGCGGCGGAAGCGATACGGCGGTAAGATCCAGTTCGGCGAACTGGCCGGGAACTGCGTCTGCGAAGGCCTTTGAACCAACTTCGTCCAGTTGGAAAGTCGTTCTGTGGTACAACGGACCGATCTCTATGCTTTCGAGAACGTGAGCGGTGAAGATCGTGTGTTTATGATTACAACCGTTTCCCATATTTCTGCTTCCAAAACCGTCTAGTGTCTCAGGTCATAAAAAAACTTCCGGAATAGTCATCCACGATATTCCGGAAGTGCGCCACGGCAAAGAAGAAGCCGCAAAAATCTAATTTGATGTAGTGGATAAGACATTTGTCCTCCACAGCTAAAGTCAGTATAGCAACAGGTTGTTTGGTTGTCAATAATGCTGCTTTTGAAAAAGGATAAAAAGGCGTAAATTTTTATAAAGTCCTATATTTGCAGGGTTTATAGTGCAGGAGCTGGCGTCGCTATATATGAAGATCACGCATGACGGCTATTTCGACCTGCTTAGTCGTTACCTTGAATTTATCAGCAGCCTGTCGGCATTTGTCGAATTCTGGCTTGGCTGTCACAACGCAGCCTCCAAATTCGGCGATTTTGACAGGTATCGTGCCGAATTCCGTATCAACTTCAACAAAACGGCGTTTCAGGATGCTTCTCTGGAGTGCTTGCCTTCTTATCCCGAGCGTAATGCCATGACTGAACATGATTGCGGTCAGATTCTGCTCACAATCCGGCTCACATATGACCGATAACATTACAGCCGGTCGGCTCTTTTTCATATATATAGGCGTCGTAAACACGTCCAAAGCACCGTTATCCAGCAAAACCTCACAAATATCGCCGATCTGTTCCCCTGTAAGATCATCAATATTGGTCTCCAGAAGGCAAATCGTATCGGTGTCTGTTTCTTTTGGTTGGTCGATGCAGCCAATCATTATGCGAAGTGCGTTTGGGAGCTTTTCATGATCGGCGGTACCTGCTCCGTAACCGATATTTTCTATTGCCATTTGTGGGGGCGGACCGAATTCGGTGACAAAATGGGCGATTATAGCTGCGCCGGTGGGTGTGAGCATTTCAGCCTCGACCGGGCCGGGGCGAGTGGGTACGGAAGCTTTTTGAAGTATCTCCGCAGTAGCCGGTGCGGGAACCGGCATTTGGCCGTGTGCGCATTTCGTCATTCCGAAGCCGACAGTAACCGGACTGCAGATGACTTTTTCTATGCCCAGCAGGTCCACGCAAACGCATGCACTGATGATATCGACGATGGAATCAACGGCCCCGACTTCGTGAAAGTGGATTGTCTCGCGGGTTTTATTGTGTACTTTGGCCTCGGCATCTGCAAGTATCTCGAAAATCGAGACCGCGTCCTTTTTGGCACGCTCTGATATGTCACTTTGCTCAATTATGTTTACAATATCAGGCAGGTGCCTGTGAGGTTGTTCTTCAGAGGCTGTGGGTTTGAAATGGCAGCACGAGATGCCTGACCGCATGACTTCGGTTATCTGTATCTGCAGGTCGGGCAGTTTCAGACTTTGGAGCTTATCTATCAGAGATTCTTTATCTGCACCTGCATGCAGCATTGACGATGTGAACATGTCGCCGGCGGCGCCTGCGAAGCAATCTAAATATGCGATCTTCATAAAACTTTATCCTGAGAATAAGTATTTTGTTGAATTATGCACTAGTTTCAGGCAGTTTCAAGATTAAAGAAAGGCAAGCTATTGAATTCTGCTGTTCTTCATGATAAAAAATTGGCTATGTTTGAACGGATTCAAAAAGAAAAGTTTAGTCGGCGGGCGTTTTTTGTTCTGATCTTTGCTTTGGCTTCGGCCACTTATGCCGGAGTTAATTCGCAGATCACGCAAATCCTCAACCGAAAGCATTGCAGCGGGGTCGATTTTGCGATCAAGATAGTTGATGCCGACAGCGGTGGGCTGCTTTATGAGCAGAACAGTGAAGAGCCGATGACTCCGGCTTCGAATATGAAGCTGGTTACGACAGCGGCTGCCCTGCATTATCTCGGGCCTGAGTACGAATTCAGGACCAGGTTGTGTATGGCCGGGTCGAATGTTGTGGTAGTCGGGGGTGGGGACCCGCTGCTTGGTGACCGCGAATTAGCGAGAAGCTATGACAAGGACCCCGACTGGGTGGTCGATGACATGGTCAAGCGGATCAAGGAACGCAGTATCGAGTCCGTGAACGATATCATTCTTGACAGCACCTTTTTTGACGATAACCGGGTTCACCCAAAGTGGCCCGTGGACCAGCTAAATCGCAGTTATGCGGCCGAGGTAAGCGGTCTTAGCTACAGCAATAACTGTGTGCGTATGACGGTCTCCCGCAAATCGTCAAGAGTTTACATAAATGTAGACCCCGTCAGTAATTATCTTGATCTGATCAACCAGGTGAAGGCGACCAGCAGCGGCAGCAGTGCGGCCGGCGCATACCGTTGCAATATCCCCAACAAGCTGTATGTCAAAGGCCGATGCAGAACGAGTACGGGTTTTGATGTCGCGATAGAGCGGCCTGCACTGTTTTTCGGCGCGGTTCTCAAGAAAAAGCTCGAGGAGGCGGGCATAGACGTTCGCGGTTCGATCTATGAAAAATACTGCAAGCGAGACCCGGAAATTGAGATCGTTGCAGAATACAGAACCCCTTTACTGGACGTTCTCAAGCGATGCAACAAAGATAGTCTTAATATGGCCGCTGAATCACTTGTCAAGACGATCTCAGCGGAGAATACCACAGGCAAGGTAAATGGTGAATGGGAACACGGGCTTGTTCTGATAGGTCGATACCTTAACAGCCTGGGCATTGACGGATCAGAGTTTGTCCTGGATGACGGCTGCGGGCTGAGCAGGGAAAATCGCATAAGCACGAACGCCATTGTATCAGTCCTCGAGAATATACGCCAGCGAGGACGTTGGAACTACTTTCGCCAGACGCTCGCTGTAGGGGGTGTCGACGGAACGATACGAAAGTATTTCCGACAAGCAAAATACAAGGGAAAGATCGTCGGCAAGACCGGCTACATAAGAGGCGTCAGGGCATTTTCTGGCGTGGTCGAAACCGAGAACGGTGATTTCCTATTCAGTATCCTTACGGAGGGCGGCAGCAGCTACGTCCGCCGCGCGATCAACGACATATCAGAGGTTATCGTTGATAATGCTGGTTAAGCACTTGAAAACCGTTGAATTACCTGAATAATTTGCCGAAAAATGGTTTGCTGTTTACGCCAAATTCGGCTATTTTGTCGCTTTGTTCGGACGGAGAACGCGGTCAGCGATAGATTTTTTGCATTTCACTTCCGCACCCGATGCTTCCGAACACCATGTTCATGAATGACTGTTATGCGGTTTTTCTGCATATATGCAGTGAGGATGTGTCCAATATTCAAAAGGAGTTGCTCAATGACTTTAGGTGCAATAGGAATGTTGAACGGGCTCGACCTGGTGATCATAGGCCTGTTTTTCGTTGTGATCATCATGATCGGTCTTATCGTGTCGCGGACAGCAGGCAAGAGTTCTGCGGAGTTTTTCCTTGGCGGGCGAAGCATGCCCTGGTGGCTGCTTGGTGTGTCAATGGTGGCGTGCACGTTCAGTTGCGATACGCCTAACCTGGTGACAGGTTTTGTACGTGAGCAGGGTGTGGCGGCTAACTGGGGCTGGTGGGCGTTCCTGATCACCGGTATGGTTACCGTATTCATCTATGCACAGCTCTGGCGCCGTTCCAAGGTTATGACAGACCTCGAATTCTACGAGATGCGTTACAGCGGCAAGAGTGCTGCTGTCATTCGCGGCTTCCGCTCGCTGTACCTTGGTGTGCTGTTTAACTGTCTGATCATGGGTACCGTTACGCTGGCTGCGATCAAGATCGGACAGGTTATTTTCGGCGTGGACCCGTGGGTGGCAGTGGTATGCGGCTCGATTGGCGTGGTCATCTATGCTACCGCCGGTGGTATCAAGAGCTGTCTCTGGGCGGATTTCTTCCAGTATTCGATCGCAATGGTCGGTGCTGTCTACGCGGCATATGTTGCAGTAAATCAGCCTGAAGTTAATGGGCTCAGTAATCTGCTTACTGCTCCGGGTGTAGAGGGCAAGCTTAGCTGGGCACCCAACTTCGATAACTGGCTGGAGTGGGTTCCGCTGCTGCTTATCCCGGTCGCAGTACAGTGGTGGGCGGTCTGGTATCCGGGTGCTGAGCCCGGTGGCGGCGGCTACATTGCTCAACGTATGCTTTCAGCGAAAAACGAAAAACATGCGATGGGTGCAACACTGTTCTTCAACTTCATGCACTATGCAATAAGGCCCTGGCCCTGGATCGTAGTGGGTCTTGCTTCGATAGCCTGCTATCCGACGCTTGCAGATATTAAGGCGCAGTTCCCTGATATCGATCCGACTTATCTCAAGGCAGATATCGCGTATCCAGTGATGATCTCACGTCTCGGGCCCGGTTTCCTGGGCGTCGTGGTTGCATCTCTGATCGCAGCTTATATGTCCACGATCGGTACGCATCTGAACTGGGGTTCTTCTTATGTGGTCAATGACTGGTACAAGCGTTTTGTAAGGCCTGAAGCGAGCGAGAAAGAGCTCGTATTGGTTGGCCGGCTGTGCACCATTCTTCTGATGGTCATCGCGGCGACGTTTGCTTTGACCTTCCTGCAGGATGCAGTGAGCGCGTTCCAGATCCTGCTTCTTTCCGGTGCCGGTACCGGTGCTATTTATCTGCTCCGCTGGTTCTGGTGGCGGATCAACGCCTGGAGTGAGATCGCGGCGATGGTAGTTGCAACGATACTCGCTTGCTGGGTTGTGCTGGGCGTTGGTGACGAAGGTACACTCAAGTGGTACGTAGATAATTCTGTAGTCGAAGACCAGGTTATGGCGATCCAGGACACTGACCTGGCTGGTGATATCTCGACGACTGTTGATGAATCAAACGAGAAAACCGCCGAGCTCAAAGCTGATGTCGAGAAAAAGGTCGAAATATGGCGTGACGCTCGTGAAGAAAGCAAGCTTGCCAGGGACCGTGCAAGATACAGATATGATGAGGCCCTGGATGCTCAACAGGCACACAAGTCTGAGCATACCACAATGGCACTTGTAAAGGCGGCAGGCGGTTTCAATTATGACTATTCGGTCAAACCCGCAAGTGAGATCGAAGAGCAGCTTAAAAAAGACGAAGCTACCTATGCAGAGGTGACCGGCAAGTTCGAGCAACTGCAGGATGCGTACACAGACGCAAACGCTAAACTTGCTGTCGCTGAAGACAAATACGAGGAAGCCTTGTTCTCGGTTGATGACTGGGACGCACCTGTTCTTGTAGAAGCTCGTGACGCTTACAAGCAGGCTCAGAAAGATGCGGCTCAGGCTCGCAAGGATTATGACAGGTATTTCGCAGATTATGGCCAGACGACAGCTATTGCTCAAGCTGATACTGAGATGCCGGCGTGGGGCGAATCGTTCCAGAAATTTGTCAAGGGCCACGGCGACGGCGTCAAAGCTGTCATAAAGAACGGCAGCGTCTATGTATACGACTCCGCGATAGAAGGACTCGTATTCTCTGTAAAGCTGCTGTTTGTCGTAATAGTAGTTTCCATTTCGTGGATCATAGCGACGTTCGTTACTCCGGCAGTAGATAAGGAAACGCTGCGAAGCTTCTACAAGCTATGTCATCCGGGCGGTCCCGGCTGGAAGAAGGTCGTGGAAGATGCTCGTAAGGACGGTGTGGAGATCGACGAGGTCAACGCAGTTGGCGACTGGAAGCTGCCACTGCAGATACTTTGTGTATTCCTTGGCTGCGTGGCGATCTACTCATGCCTGTTCTCCGTTGGTAACTATGTATACGGCAACGTCGTATGGGGCACAGTGCTGCTTGTTGTGACAATCATATCGACGATCATTCTGTTCAAGAGCTTCGGCAAGATGAAGTTCGAAGTAGATAAGCAGGAAGCATAACGACCATTTCAGGTACTGCCTGATTATACAGAAAGTTGATGGCGGGATCGGACTTGTGTGCCGGTCCCGCTATTTTTTGCATGTAAAGGGTTAAGTTATGTCGAACCATAGGGTGTGCGGGCTGATTGTATTTCTAGGTATTTTCGGCTGCCTTTTGGCGGATGATGCGTTTGAGTTTGATAGGGAGGTAAGGCGATTTGCCGGCAAGAGTACCATATCGTCTGGCCTAGTTGCGCAGTCAGACGATAGTTCCGTTCGTGATGTGTCGGCAGATCAAAATTCATACCCGCATTGTAGCAGTGAATCTGACGATGCCAGCTCTAAGGTGAGTCCGGCATTTGATCCGAATACTTTCGCGGATAAGCTTGAGTATCTCGGAGTTGCGGTCGAAGAACCGGGCTGGCATGTATGGGGGACGTCGCCCGTGATGGCGGATGATGGCAAGGTGCATCTGTTCTGTGCGAGATGGCCGATCTCTGCAAGGTTTGATCCCGGCTGGCGAATAGCGTCGCAGATCGCTCATTATGTCGGCGATGGTCCTGAAGGGCCGTTCAAGTTTTCCGATGTTGCTTTGAGCGGTACGGGCAAAGATACGTGGGACAAGACCGGTGTGCACAATCCTGCTATACACCGCGTGTGCGATAAGTACGTTCTGCTTTATATCAGTAATACAGGATTGGAGGGGCATCCGGCGAATCAATGCATTGGCATGGCTACGGCCGATTCGCCTTATGGACCCTGGCAAAAGGTTGGCGAGGATGGGCTGATACTTGCGCCTCCGGAGGATGAGAGCTATTGGAATTATGGTTCAGGTTGCGGAGTGAACAACCCGGCGTTTCTGCAACACCCGGATGGGCGGTTTTTCCTGTTCTTCAAGTCCAGGCCAGGCAACAGAGGCGGTACTAAGATGGGGCTTGCGATCGCAGATAAGCTGGAGGGGCCTTATGTACAAAAACGCAAGCCGATAACTGCTAACGATAGGGCGATTGAGGATGGGTATGCGTTCGCTTCTGGCGGCAAGATATACCTGCTGACTACGGATAATCACGGCATGCTCAAAAGAGGCGGCGGGCTGCTCTGGGTTTCGGATGATGGTGAGAATTTTGAATCCATACCAAGGCCGGGCTTTGATCTTTTCGCGAATTATTTGCCAAGTGAAGACCGCTCTCAAGCAAAACGCATCTATGGTGGACAGTTAAAATTCGAACGACCTCAGGTTTTGATGATCGACGGGAGACCAGCGTACTTGTATATGCCCAGTGGATTCAATATCAAGGGCGGCAACGGAACGATCAGTCATGTTTTACGAGTCAGATATTGATTTGTGGCCCCATTTGGAAGTACGATTGGGATGGAATTGCAGAAGTCCGAAATGTAATTTTTGTGGGGGATTTTTGGGAAAAACTTGTTTGCGTTTGCCTGCAATTTGGGTATATTAGCAAACCCTGTTGGCTGTGTTTGTACCCTCGTATTGGACACTTGTTGACAAAGGGCCCGTAGCTCAGCGGTTAGAGCAGGGGACTCATAATCCCTTGGTCCGGGGTTCGAATCCCTGCGGGCCCATAAATGTAACTCTAGGCCAGTCAAGCACTTATGCGTGACTGGCTTTTTTCGTTTTCTCTCAAAACAGGGGTGTGCAACAGATTTGCAACTGAAAACTGCTGCAGAGCCTGCTTACTTGCACGCCTGGTACGGTCCACAAGGTCGTCAGAAACCGCCAGATAGAACTTCCTGGTGGTCTCAAAACTTGAATGACCTGCCATGTTCATCACGTCCAGTTCACTCAGCCCTGACCTCAGCCAGTTCGTCAGACACGTCCTGCGCAGATCGTGGAAGGTTGTGCCCTCGATGTCCGCCTGCTTGCAGATTCGCCGCCATTGTCTGTCAAAGTTGTTCAAGGGGCTGGTCCCATCTGTCTGCGACCAGTCACTGCCAGCACGCTTCTGCTGAATCGTCGCATAACGTTCTTGCGATATGAACACATATGGCAGCCCATCGGGACTCTCTTCACGTGCAGTCCCCAGCAGCGTTACAAGCTCCTCAGTTAGAGGCAGGTTGCGTCTCTCGGCGTCTTTTGGTGTCCATGCCCCCATGCCCAGGTAGAGTCTGTATCGGCTTTCGGGGGGACTGTGGCGGTTTTGGCGTTCGTGTCGATATCCGACCATGTCAGATTCAACAACTCGCCTCTTCTCATGGCAGTACCCAGCGCCATGCGGAGCAACAGATCCCAATCCAGTGTGCGACATTCGACAAAACTGTTCGCTGCCCTGAGCAACGCGATTATCGCATCGCTGTCGAGTACATTGATCGACTGCGGACTGTATTTCGGCGTTTTGACCCACCTGAAGGGATTATCGTCAAGCTGGCCCCGCTGTACGCAGAGCTGAAATATCCGCTTGATGTGCCGGATCTTCTTGGCTGCAGTTGCAGGCGTTTGCCCGTCATCAAGGCAGTACTGCACCAGGCGTTCGCCATGTTCGTGACGGACAGACCGGTAGTCAATGTCTCCCACAGCTTTGACCAGGGTTTTCATCGCGCTTTTTGCTATCAGCATGCTGCTTTCCTTTACCTGACTTTGAGTCCGGGTCTCGTAGTCCTCAAACAGTTCCATCAGTTTCATCGGAAGCGATTGACGATCTCCCATTCTCAAGTGACGTTCGAGTCTGGCCCTTTCCTGTTCAGCCTTTCGCTTGGTTGCATGGCCGAGAGATTTCTGTCTGCGTTTGCCATCTTCATCGATGTAAATGAGATAATATGTAAAACTTTTGCCGTCTCTTGTACCCGATCTGCTATTAACGATAAGCTCTGGGTGATTACATCTTGAGCTTCTTTGGAGTCTTATATCACATTGTGACCAGTATTATCACTTTAGGTGACAGGTATGGCCTTGAAATGCAATAAAATGCGGATAAGCTAAAAGTTGTGCCACATATCGACTATCACATTCTATTAGCTTTTATCCTATAGGCTGAGAGATAAACAAGGTTACGGCAGTCCATTAACCTACTGTAGCATAGTTAAATGTGAGTGTTATTTATATTTCTTTGTGAATATTGTGCCTTCATCAGTAATAGACAGGTGAGCAATGGAAATACTAAATGAATAATGATAGCCAAAAAACTAATTCGGAACAATTTGTTGCCTTATTGGTGCCTAATCAGCGAAAGGTCCAGGCCTTCATCCTGATGTTGGTGCCAAACAAGACAGATGCTGATGACATTTTTCAGGAAACTATCTGTGAGATGTGGAACAAATTCGGCGATTTTCAGCCCGGTACCGATTTCACTGCCTGGGCGGTGACAATAGCCAAGTATAAGGTGCTTGCATTTCACAAAAGGAAGAAAAATTCCAAACTGATGTTCAGCTCCAGGGTCAGTGACTTGCTTGCTTCAGTTGCCAGTACAAAAGTTGAAAGATTGCACGAGCATGTAGATGTTCTGCGGCAGTGTCTTGGCAAATTGTCCAAAAAGGAAGTGTTTTTGCTCAAAATGCGGTATGAGGATCAGTTGACATTCAAAGAGATGTCAGCACGGACAGGGAAACAGCCATCCGGCCTTCATCGCATGATGGCGACAATCCATTCCAGGTTGGCTTTGTGTGTCCGCCGGACCTTGAGGCTTGAGGAGGTTTCATGAGAGCTGATCCAAAATTGATGTACAAGGTCTCTGATCTGACCCTCCGATCGTTGAATGGGACGCTGGATGAAAAAGGGTTGAAGTGCCTTGAGGGATTGCTTGAGACCAGTCCTTTGGCCATGGAGTACTATACAGAGATAGTACTGACGTATGTGGGGTTGGACGATAGCGAGGGTATTCTGGGACTTCAGGAAGCGGACAGGGTTTTTGACCGTGATTTATGGCAGGCCCTGGCTGAGGAAGAGCAGATCGCTCCTGCCGTTGTTTTAGAAAAGTCGGACAAGCAGACAGAAAAGACTGTTAGACAAGTAAGGCCGGTATCACGAATACATTTCAAGTCCAGGCGAACTGTGTCGCGGCTTGCTGTCTACACGCTTGCTGCTTCGTTAAGCGCGATCATGCTTTTTATGGTGATGATCTTGTTTACGTCTCCTCAACCGGATATCGCAGTCTTGACGGATTCGATAGACGCCGAATGGGAAGGATTCGACGGTTTATCGGTTGGTAATACGCTTAGAGAAGGCGAGCTGACACTGGTCCGAGGATACGCCGAGATTGAATTCAACGAAGGTGCTATAGTCACTCTTGAGGCCCCAGCCAACATAATCCTCGACAGTGAGCGAGAGATTACGGTTAATCGAGGAAAAGCTTATGCTTATGTCCCACCTGAGGCGGTTGGTTTTTCAGTGAGTACCCCCGCAAGCAGGGTTGTCGACCTTGGTACAGAGTTCGGTGTTGCGGTAGGGCAGGATGGAACCAGTGAACTGCACGTTTATAAAGGAGAAACTTTCCTTATAGCCGGGCGAGGCGAGGCCAAAAACACCCGCAATCTAAAGGCAGGCTCTGCAAGCCAGGTTGATTATGCTACAGGGAATGTAGTTGAAATGGAAATAGATGACTCTGCTTTTGTTAGAAAGATAGATTCGCAGAGTAATTTTATATGGGACGGCAGAAACCTGAACCTTGCCGATATTGTCGGAGGTGGTAAGGGATTTGGCGGGGGCAGGTTAAGACACGGCGTACCGCATCCAAAGAGTAAAATTAAGCCTGGGCTGGAGGAAGGGTCAGCATATGTTTTGGTCGACAAGAATAATTTGATCGACGGAGTTTTCGTGCCTAACGGCGAAACTCAGATAAGTTCTACAGGTCTTGTGTTTTACGATTGCCCGCAAACCTCGGGATATGTTTACACTTCGGTCAGCTATGGTATGCCACAGGGAACCAGTGAGGATGATAAAATGATGACGCTTAACGGCCTTGACTACGAGACTGAATCAAATCCTGCGATATCTATGCATGCAAACCTTGGTGTCACGTTTGATCTTAACAATATACGAACTGAAATTGGAAGCTTGGGAATTTCCGGGTTCAAAAGTCTTTGTGGAGTTGCTGACAGGGATGATACGGTAAGAAGTTCAGTTGGTTTCTACGTTCTGGTGGACGGTGAAAAAAAATTCCACAAGCTAATTCCAGCGCAACAAGAGATCGCTGAAGTGGACATTGATTTGTCGCCTGATGATCGCTTCCTGACGTTAATAACAACTGATGCCGGTGACGGTCAGCCTTCCGACTGGGCAATGTTTGCCGAGCCTGTGCTTGTTTTGGACGCTGAACGGCGAGAGTGATCTTTTGATGGTGATTGCGATGGGACAGTTTGTTGTAATTAAGCAGCAAAACAAAATTTTAGAGGATGTCAAAATGTTCAAGGCTAAAGGATTCACATTGATTGAACTTCTCGTGGTGATCTCGATTATTGCGCTTTTGCTGGCCATAATGATGCCCGCCCTT comes from the Anaerohalosphaera lusitana genome and includes:
- a CDS encoding dihydroorotate dehydrogenase, which produces MRKNLDISVDFAGINLKNPVFTASGTCGYADELSPFMDVAALGGFITKSISLQPRKGNPTPRIVETDAGMLNAIGLANIGLDRFLDEKIPLIEELDTAVFVNLAGQTIDDYVAVTEKLAKIDAIAGFELNISCPNVKKGGITFGTDPEQIENITKHVKKVAGNKPLMVKLTPTVTDISVTAQAAIDGGADALSLVNTFTAMAIDIETRRPVLANRTGGLSGPAIKPIAVYLVNKVYNEVAKPAGIPLMGLGGITTASDAIEFILAGATTVAVGTASFPNPAASAQIVEGIENYCVEHGISSVKELTGALN
- a CDS encoding dihydroorotate dehydrogenase electron transfer subunit, coding for MGNGCNHKHTIFTAHVLESIEIGPLYHRTTFQLDEVGSKAFADAVPGQFAELDLTAVSLPPLEKIPPKLVDACKRNIILRRPFSFADIRKDNPGAIEIDILFCVLGPATVRMTSLRPGDSVSVIGPLGNGFSVPEGTKNALLVAGGMGAPPLQHLGFYLRENFPDMNVVAFAGAKSKEDLPYQLLEAPERDTELAEFSRCDVPAHIATDDGSIGMKGFVTQALENWIRTNDPKSGSTVIYTCGPEPMLAQVAKIAISHDLPCQVSMERRMACGIGLCQSCAIEVRTPASEETVYKLCCKDGPIFDARELVF
- the larC gene encoding nickel pincer cofactor biosynthesis protein LarC encodes the protein MKIAYLDCFAGAAGDMFTSSMLHAGADKESLIDKLQSLKLPDLQIQITEVMRSGISCCHFKPTASEEQPHRHLPDIVNIIEQSDISERAKKDAVSIFEILADAEAKVHNKTRETIHFHEVGAVDSIVDIISACVCVDLLGIEKVICSPVTVGFGMTKCAHGQMPVPAPATAEILQKASVPTRPGPVEAEMLTPTGAAIIAHFVTEFGPPPQMAIENIGYGAGTADHEKLPNALRIMIGCIDQPKETDTDTICLLETNIDDLTGEQIGDICEVLLDNGALDVFTTPIYMKKSRPAVMLSVICEPDCEQNLTAIMFSHGITLGIRRQALQRSILKRRFVEVDTEFGTIPVKIAEFGGCVVTAKPEFDKCRQAADKFKVTTKQVEIAVMRDLHI
- the dacB gene encoding D-alanyl-D-alanine carboxypeptidase/D-alanyl-D-alanine-endopeptidase, yielding MFERIQKEKFSRRAFFVLIFALASATYAGVNSQITQILNRKHCSGVDFAIKIVDADSGGLLYEQNSEEPMTPASNMKLVTTAAALHYLGPEYEFRTRLCMAGSNVVVVGGGDPLLGDRELARSYDKDPDWVVDDMVKRIKERSIESVNDIILDSTFFDDNRVHPKWPVDQLNRSYAAEVSGLSYSNNCVRMTVSRKSSRVYINVDPVSNYLDLINQVKATSSGSSAAGAYRCNIPNKLYVKGRCRTSTGFDVAIERPALFFGAVLKKKLEEAGIDVRGSIYEKYCKRDPEIEIVAEYRTPLLDVLKRCNKDSLNMAAESLVKTISAENTTGKVNGEWEHGLVLIGRYLNSLGIDGSEFVLDDGCGLSRENRISTNAIVSVLENIRQRGRWNYFRQTLAVGGVDGTIRKYFRQAKYKGKIVGKTGYIRGVRAFSGVVETENGDFLFSILTEGGSSYVRRAINDISEVIVDNAG
- a CDS encoding sodium:solute symporter family protein, with the protein product MTLGAIGMLNGLDLVIIGLFFVVIIMIGLIVSRTAGKSSAEFFLGGRSMPWWLLGVSMVACTFSCDTPNLVTGFVREQGVAANWGWWAFLITGMVTVFIYAQLWRRSKVMTDLEFYEMRYSGKSAAVIRGFRSLYLGVLFNCLIMGTVTLAAIKIGQVIFGVDPWVAVVCGSIGVVIYATAGGIKSCLWADFFQYSIAMVGAVYAAYVAVNQPEVNGLSNLLTAPGVEGKLSWAPNFDNWLEWVPLLLIPVAVQWWAVWYPGAEPGGGGYIAQRMLSAKNEKHAMGATLFFNFMHYAIRPWPWIVVGLASIACYPTLADIKAQFPDIDPTYLKADIAYPVMISRLGPGFLGVVVASLIAAYMSTIGTHLNWGSSYVVNDWYKRFVRPEASEKELVLVGRLCTILLMVIAATFALTFLQDAVSAFQILLLSGAGTGAIYLLRWFWWRINAWSEIAAMVVATILACWVVLGVGDEGTLKWYVDNSVVEDQVMAIQDTDLAGDISTTVDESNEKTAELKADVEKKVEIWRDAREESKLARDRARYRYDEALDAQQAHKSEHTTMALVKAAGGFNYDYSVKPASEIEEQLKKDEATYAEVTGKFEQLQDAYTDANAKLAVAEDKYEEALFSVDDWDAPVLVEARDAYKQAQKDAAQARKDYDRYFADYGQTTAIAQADTEMPAWGESFQKFVKGHGDGVKAVIKNGSVYVYDSAIEGLVFSVKLLFVVIVVSISWIIATFVTPAVDKETLRSFYKLCHPGGPGWKKVVEDARKDGVEIDEVNAVGDWKLPLQILCVFLGCVAIYSCLFSVGNYVYGNVVWGTVLLVVTIISTIILFKSFGKMKFEVDKQEA
- a CDS encoding glycoside hydrolase family protein, whose translation is MSNHRVCGLIVFLGIFGCLLADDAFEFDREVRRFAGKSTISSGLVAQSDDSSVRDVSADQNSYPHCSSESDDASSKVSPAFDPNTFADKLEYLGVAVEEPGWHVWGTSPVMADDGKVHLFCARWPISARFDPGWRIASQIAHYVGDGPEGPFKFSDVALSGTGKDTWDKTGVHNPAIHRVCDKYVLLYISNTGLEGHPANQCIGMATADSPYGPWQKVGEDGLILAPPEDESYWNYGSGCGVNNPAFLQHPDGRFFLFFKSRPGNRGGTKMGLAIADKLEGPYVQKRKPITANDRAIEDGYAFASGGKIYLLTTDNHGMLKRGGGLLWVSDDGENFESIPRPGFDLFANYLPSEDRSQAKRIYGGQLKFERPQVLMIDGRPAYLYMPSGFNIKGGNGTISHVLRVRY